Proteins found in one Methylobacterium sp. CB376 genomic segment:
- the rplE gene encoding 50S ribosomal protein L5, whose translation MAEARKDGYTPRLRKHYDEVVRAKMIQEFGYTNPMQVPTIEKITINMGVGESTQDSKKATVAAEDLGLIAGQKPVITRARKAIATFKVRENMPIGCKVTLRRQRMYEFMDRLITIALPRVRDFRGLNPKSFDGRGNYALGLREHLVFPEINYDKAQNAWGMDIVVTTTAKTDAEARALLKHFNFPFRQ comes from the coding sequence ATGGCTGAGGCGCGCAAGGACGGCTACACGCCGCGACTGCGGAAGCACTACGACGAGGTCGTGCGTGCGAAGATGATCCAGGAGTTCGGCTACACGAACCCCATGCAGGTGCCCACGATCGAGAAGATCACGATCAACATGGGCGTCGGGGAGTCGACCCAGGATTCCAAGAAGGCGACCGTGGCGGCCGAGGATCTCGGCCTGATCGCCGGCCAGAAGCCGGTCATCACCCGGGCCCGCAAGGCCATCGCGACCTTCAAGGTGCGCGAGAACATGCCGATCGGCTGCAAGGTCACCCTGCGCCGCCAGCGCATGTACGAGTTCATGGACCGCCTGATCACCATCGCGCTGCCGCGCGTGCGCGATTTCCGCGGCCTGAACCCGAAATCCTTCGACGGGCGCGGCAACTACGCGCTCGGCCTTCGCGAGCACCTCGTGTTCCCGGAGATCAACTACGACAAGGCGCAGAACGCCTGGGGCATGGACATCGTCGTCACCACGACGGCGAAGACCGATGCCGAGGCCCGCGCCCTGCTCAAGCACTTCAACTTCCCGTTCCGGCAGTGA
- the rplX gene encoding 50S ribosomal protein L24 — translation MAAKVKKGDKVVVLTGRDKGRTGEVIQVMPKENRALVRGVNLVKRHQRQTQTQEGGIISKEAAIDLSNLAVADPKDGKPTRVGFRILEDGRKVRFAKRSGDLIDG, via the coding sequence ATGGCCGCCAAGGTGAAGAAGGGCGACAAGGTCGTCGTCCTGACCGGGCGCGACAAGGGCCGCACCGGCGAAGTGATCCAGGTGATGCCGAAGGAGAACCGCGCGCTGGTCCGCGGGGTGAACCTGGTGAAGCGCCACCAGCGCCAGACCCAGACGCAGGAGGGCGGCATCATCTCGAAGGAGGCCGCGATCGACCTGTCGAACCTCGCGGTCGCCGACCCCAAGGACGGCAAGCCGACCCGGGTCGGGTTCCGCATCCTGGAGGACGGGCGCAAGGTGCGCTTCGCGAAGCGCTCGGGAGATCTGATCGATGGCTGA
- the rplN gene encoding 50S ribosomal protein L14 codes for MIQMQTNLDVADNSGARRVMCIKVLGGSKRKYAGVGDIIVVSVKEAIPRGRVKKGDVMKAVVVRTAKDVRRPDGSVIRFDRNAAVLINNQKEPIGTRIFGPVPRELRARNHMKIISLAPEVL; via the coding sequence GTGATCCAGATGCAAACGAATCTGGACGTCGCCGACAATTCCGGTGCGCGTCGCGTGATGTGCATCAAGGTGCTCGGCGGATCCAAGCGGAAATACGCCGGCGTCGGCGACATCATCGTGGTGTCGGTGAAGGAGGCGATTCCGCGCGGGCGCGTCAAGAAGGGCGACGTCATGAAGGCCGTCGTCGTGCGCACCGCCAAGGACGTGCGCCGTCCGGACGGGTCGGTGATCCGCTTCGACCGCAACGCGGCCGTGCTGATCAACAACCAGAAGGAGCCGATCGGGACCCGCATCTTCGGACCGGTGCCGCGCGAGCTGCGCGCGCGCAACCACATGAAGATTATCTCGCTCGCCCCGGAGGTGCTGTGA